Sequence from the Rutidosis leptorrhynchoides isolate AG116_Rl617_1_P2 chromosome 3, CSIRO_AGI_Rlap_v1, whole genome shotgun sequence genome:
GTTAAATAATTAGCCATTGATACAATATAACTTGACATGTTCTTTAGCTAGCTACAGAATATTTTTAAAAGGGGTGTATATTTAGATAATTGTGACATATTTTTgttaagcatatatatatatagagatatattgacATGGAGAAAAAAGGGATGTTGAACACTGAAGGCGCATTTTTGTTGACTAAGACAAGAAATTAAATAGTACGTAGTATAGCATTTAATTTGTATGTTGATGCTGATTGTATTTGACCATAGTGGAGTAGTATAATACGGAGTAATCTATTGAGAAGAAATGAGGTTCAATAAAACCATAAAATGTAGAGAAATACGATAACTTCTAGATTAAACGATTTTTATATattctatatgtatgtatatgtatataaaaattacatataatatatcttataattataatacacatatatatttttttttgaacggccaaacttttatataaaaaaactagcaagaagctagaagaTTACAAAACGACAAAGAAAAACATTACAAAGGGCATGAAAGTCAATCGTTTCATGAAGGAGCTAAGTTACTTCTAGCTTTTAACCAAGTAAAAGAAGACATTCTAATGCTGTCAAAAATGTCACTTCTTTTTATAGTCTTGGAACCAAAAAGGTTGTCGTTTCGGAAGCGCCATATCCACCAAAAAGTTGAGGCAAGAATGCAATAGAGGCGAGACTTTGATGCCGAAGAAGCAGTAAGTCTATCCGAGCGAATAGATCTTCAATATTATCCAAATGAGGCCAATGAACACCGGTCCATATTCTTACCCGAGTCTAAACTGTTAGCGCAAGGTTGCAAGAGATAAATGTGTGGTCGGTTGATTCACCACCAACGCTACAAGTAGGACACAAGATCGAGTCTATGTCTACACCTCGAACGTATCGGTTGAACCTTGTTGGGAGACGATTCAACAACAAACGCCACACAAATATATTGATCTTTATTGGAAAAAAAACGGTACCAACGAGTAGTTTGATTAGCTGTGGGAAGGTAAACAGAATTCAAAAAAAGACGTGTGCTTTTGACTGAAAAAATACCATTCGGAGCTATAGTCCataccagtgttgtaaaagtcggccgacttggccgacgcgtcggccgatgcgtcgtttttttgggttctccgtcccgttttttctaaaaacgactcaaaaggcggtcaaagctaaaagttcggtcaaagtctgtcaaagacggtcaaagttggtcaaaaacggtcaaaatcagtcaaattttcgtcaagatgtgatatgtttctaaaattagggtttgttttcattttttgggccgcccttttctctgtgtccttactgattatataCTCAGTAACATtatttgagtttgaagtttgattgtatttaaattcaagttcttatttaagaaatttatgatacagaatcaactattttatacatatataaatatatattcaagaaattattaataaagtcaatgttggtcaacaaccgatgcgtcaccgacgcgtccccgactcggccgactcgtcctttttaggtctcgactgaTGCgttcccgactcgcgacttttacaaccttggtccATACCATTCGATTAGAGCCAAGTTTTTTTGGGGTGGTAATTGTAATACAATAAAGATGACTTGGATAAAATGGGACCCACTTTTAACAGATAGAGGTAAAGGTGGCTTGGGTATTAATAGTCTCAaggcgtttgtttttttttttttttttttttttttttgtgaactacgattttttggcatcagtagatcatttctttcaaagaccctcatcatttgcacgtaacacacacgttcgggtggAAAtctgaacccgatcgacggtacccgggaacacatccattcgggcagtggttccgggtgggggtccgtgaacgaatccggtaaaacctccccatagggtcaatatataccaccattattggtgttcaattggtttaaagaaaatcatatcatccataaggatcgaacccatgacatctccctatcccatgacacaaagtacatgggtagaaccgttgggctatgcccgcaagttcaatAGTCTCAAGGTGTTTAACCACGCATTGCTTCTAAAATGGATTTGGCGTATTCTTCATAACCCCGACTCTATATGGGCAAAGCTTATTGTTGCCATTCATGGGGTTGGATTCGGGTTAGGTAGTAACGGTTGTAAAACTCATGGCACGCAGCATATATAATATTGTTTCTCTATTCAAGCCCTTAAAGTCAACTAGTTGTCTTCCGGCTAATACTCTTAAACGTCTTGTTGGTAATGGGTGAGGCACGAATTTTTGGCATGATGTGTGAGTTGGGATACACCATTTGCTATAAAATTCAAAAGATTGTATCATTTAACCACTAACCAAAACTACACTGTTAGTGATATATGGAATGGAAACTCTTGGACTTGGAGTTGGCTTCAACAGCCTATGAACCAGTCACAGGAACAGCTCGAAACGCTGTTGCTATTACGGTTTATAACATGCATATTAGATTAGATTAGATAATATTGATAAACAAAAGTTAAAATTACAAAATGCATAATGTTTACATTTTAACATATACAAATGTGCACAtgtgaaaaaaaaaatacaaatttgaTATTAAAGTTAGTTTTGGGTTTTTTAAACTATTTTGATTTTAAGATTAATCCGAATATGTGACTATTACCAAATCTCATAACAAGAATGTTTTACATGATTGCACCTGTCAATATTTGTATACGTTTTATTTTCGGATTCTActgtttaataaatttaattacgaCCTTTTAACCttctatatttttgtattttattatGAACGAATTCTTGAGTTTGTGGGGGATTTTAAATGCACAACAATAAGTCATAATATGCAAAAGGTGTTAAGAAATTAATATGATGTATATTATTAGGGATAAATCGTTAATATATTTTAATCTTTTCCTAACGATAACTTTTAATGTCGTCGTTAGTGTAGTTTAAAGTGTATACAAAATATATTTAGGGATGTCATTAGTTGCTCCTTATGTGTTTAAaaatatttgtttatttatgtcttAGTTGTAATTGTTGTACTTTCGGACGACGAGTCGATGACATCATGTCATTGATTCATATGTTTCCAAGTGTTGGTATGTTTTCATTAATAAAGCTCATTCGTATAAATGACGTTCGACATAACCGTTTGCATATTTATTAAAGGCTAGTGATATTTCCAAATCAATTTTTGATAGATCCACATAATTGTACCAGTATACCCTTAAATGATAGTTTAGACAATtttaatgctaatatttatatgAGGGTATTTTGAAAACATTACACCAATTTGAATTGGATCTATCAAAATTAATTTTGGAAATATCAACTCCCTTTATTAAATCGGGCAATTGAAAGTCATTAACCGGCTTTTAAACAttcattttattttatgttttaatgcAATTCAATGGTATGGCTggtgacaaaaaaaaaaaataaaaaaaaataagtgatGTTTAATAAAAGGGgcttttttaattataactttgggaTATATGTTTTAAAAGGCTTGGATTTAGTATTTATGTGATACGTATATACATGAGTTTTTGGCAACAAAAAAAAATTCCACGTAAGCCATTACACCGGGTTTCCCAACACCGGTTTGATGGTGACATGGATAAACCGACCTTCCTAACTCTGTTTTACAAAGAAAAAAAATTGTATACGCGTCTAAAAATTCACAAAAAAAATACTATTTGGAAAAGAAAAATTCACTAACGAGATGAACCTTTAAAACGCAAGACGTTAGAACTCTTCATGTATACTGATTGTTAAATTACGTTACTGTTTCACTTTCATATACAATTTCCCACTTTTAGATACTCCCTTCGTCCCACTATAAGTGTTCATATTTGACTTTCAAAGTCTTTTTTAGTCAACTTTAaccataaatatatttatttgtgttatatattatttaataataattatataaataaaattgcaTTATAAACTCAACCCTTTCATATAAATTTTATCAAAAGTTTTATAACAAACataaaaatatttacggtcaaagttaACATAGAAATATTTTGAAAGTCAAATGTAGGCACTTATAGTGTGACGGATGGAGTATATTACATCGTAAAGACATCAGTAAAATTACCATGACCAAAATCATTAGTAGCTAGGGGCAGAAACCTAACATTAAATTTTTTGACATCCATTAGGTTACGAGAACAAACATGATCAAACCCCGCCACTAAACCTAGCTTTAACAAATGAATATACAAAAATGTGTTTTTAAATTTAAAGTCGTCCCCTTTTGAATTATTTGGTTTAAGAATAACATGTGatgtataaaattatatttttataattaattaacTCTAACTAAAAACCAAATTAAAGAACGTCCCATCATTAAAAGCAATCAGAAAATTTATATTATAACAAAACATGAGATCCACGTACATAACACTAATTCAATTGTATATTGTATCAAGATAAAACCGTTATAGTGAAATCATGACAGCCTCCATGTTCAACCCATTATCAGTCTAGAAAGTGCAACACTATCTATGTCATCTTTAATTAATTGTGAATTTGTTAACCTGTAATTTAGTTTAAACATTTTAATTGGATGCTTAAGAATCTTCAAAAGTCCCAAATTCAAACTCGACACACTACATTTTAAGGTCTTGTCTTAGTCGAAACaacaaattaattttttttttttaaattcaaaatACCCATAAAAGATTAATATTGTTACTTATTTGTACGTGATCTTTTCTTATTCAGCAGGAAGAATGAGTAATTTCATGTCCATTTATGAAAGATACGTTGTTTGTAAAGTTTGAACCATAAGCCTTTTTGAAATAGGTACTTATCATTAAATAATAATCTTGTAATGTGACAATGACCTATGTTCATTTTTTTTTTCCCTAGTATATGTACccaatttattttaaaaaaaaaaacaaattatgTACAAGTATCTTAAACAATCTAAAGATGTCGATCCAAATTATACAAGTTATTATCTTTAGCTACTGAACGAGCCGTTAACCGGTTGGCCTTATAGACCGTTGTCGCACCATGTTACAATACTCAGGGTCCTCGGTTTGACCTTCATGTCGTAGCCATTGAACCATGTCGTGGTATCCAGGAAAGAACCTCTTTTGAATCACCTTAAAACAAATGTACGTGAGTCAAAGAAGCAATCACCACAAAAAGTGTGACGACCCAATAAGTAGGTGCAGGGGCGAGTGTTTATACAAATACTTTATAAGCAGTTGTCGAAATTGAGGATGGGAGTGCACCGTATCCTATGAGAAACACGTACAATAACAAAACCAAACAAAGGATCAGAATTTGAATTGTAAATGATTCTAGTATAGGTGGGTTGTTGAGATTTTAGTTTTTGGGTATAGATTGACACTGGTTAATTTGGGTCAGATTAGGGTGAACCaaatttatctatttttttttttcaaaaaaagatTAAATTGTCAATTAGTGTGTCAAATACTCAaatatgatgaagatgattataTCATTTAATGATCTAAGAGTAATTTACAAATAAAAAGACTTTTGCATGTTATAATTCACTAAAATGAATATGGTTAACTTGTGACCTGTTTATCCCATTCTGACATGTTTTATTCTAAATCAAGGGTCTCTTTTGTTACGCGTGTGTGATTAAGTTCACCCGAATCGATCAATTGATAAGTAAACAGGTCGAAATGCTACTACTAGTTTACGGATTTAAACACGAAAATGAATAGTTTGTGTCTGTAAGTTTACCACACCTTGTGCGATACATTAAAAGGTTCATATAATTCTTAAACAttcatatatatccatttatatttcCCAATGTATACATATACTTTAAAAGCACTAAAACTATTCGATTTCACTTAGTGCCAGGAAACAGATATTAAAGTATCTATCAAATCTTACGCGTCTTTGCAGGTTAGAAAAATGGTCAAAATGGTTAAAAACAATCACAAGATAACTCATTTAGTCGGGTATACATTTCAGTAAAACATACTTATATAATACGAGTATAAATCTTTAAGAATCGCTTAAGAGAAAAATATAAGAAGCATCACCTATTGAATATTTAATACAACTAGATTCAACAATTATTTAAGAAACATAATACTTAAAAACTGATTTTGTAGACATAAGGTTGACCAAATTCACACAAAAGATGGATGAGTTCGAACTAGTAATCAAGATATCCATGGAGGTATATTTTAGCTACTCGCGAGACTCGAGGGAAAGTCAACAACTTCTCAGCAAACCAAAACATTTGACTGTTATTTTTACCATTGTCGTCAAAAGGCTTAATAACAATCTTCTTCAGCAAAGGGGAACAAGCAAGTATATACTTTATCAAATGGTTTTCATTCGTTAAACCTCTATAATTATCAATGTAAACATTCTGAAGCTGCAACTGGCCTATTTTGTTATGGTCAAAATCTAACGAAGAACGTGCATATGCTATGAGATTATCCTTGCGTGTAGCCTGTAAGATTTAATAACTAAATTACTATTCAGACGCACATAACTATGGGTAGCATGCTATGCAAACAACTCACCTTGATCATAAGTGTCTGCATATTTGGAGAGCCACAAATCATTTCAACAACAAATGATAAAAAATTATCACAACGGAAATCTACTTCAGATAATTCGAGATTCCTGAGGCAGAGAAAGGCGTTAGGAATCTTCTTATAAATACTAGCATCTGGTGCTTCGGCTATAAACTGAAAAggaagggaaaaaaaaaaaaaaaaaatagtaagacATTTTTTCAAGTGTATGTCTTTCACTTTGTAATATAACATGAAATGCCCAAAATAACGTTACCTTGAACGCCATAAAATCTAGTTCAAGCTTTTGAAGGTTTGGAAGAAGACACAAAAGTTGGATGAAACCGGAACTTGTGACTGGTGTTGTCTTGTCAAACACACTGCCCATTGACAAAGATAACACTTTAAGGTTTACAAGCTTTAGAATCACATCAAATTTCACATGACACGTAAGATCGTGATCAATAATTCTTAGATTCTCAAGTTTGGGGCACAGAGCGATGAAGCTCCCACAACTTGCAAATTTTACACAATACATGTATAAGCTTAACAAATTTGGAAAACCACGAAAACTAGGCAGAAAAGGAAAAGCACAAAAAAAAAAAGCTTCAAATGTTTCAACTCCATACATGTGAAAAGTTGGGATGGCAATATAACTGGTTTCCTGGTGAAACAGTAGAGATCAATCTCTTGAAGTCCTTTTCTAGCAACTAGCGAAACCCAATGATTAACATCTTCTGCATTCACAGTAGAGCAATCAAGTGGTGTACAGAGAGCGAACTTGGTTATAGTACCTTTAAAGTGAAGAAGAATTCTACTCAAACTTCTCTCGTCACATGCTTTATTTCCATTTGGTCGATAAAATTTATTAAAGAAGTTTGCATTAAATACAAGTTGGGTGAGCGTAGTCCATTTATACCTCCAGTTTCTCGATAAGATACCAGTCCTCACCGCGTATTTTATTGGCAAACGATCCAAAATGTTAGTTATCACATCATCCGGCATTCTTCTAAACACATTGTTTTCTCGTACAAATTTGGATTCTTTAGGTATCTCATCAACCGGTTCCATTAAACTAAAAGCAAGATATACATAATGTAAGATAAATAAATGTATGTTGATAGTGATGAATGAATTCttattgttggtgcataatcccgagtttTATGATGTAATAAGTTCTATTTGTATTATCGTTTACGTTTCAGTCGTGTATAAACATTGTCATTGATACTGTGTGTTTGAATTGATTAAGCAATGACGTAAAATGGTTCGAGctgtttggttggcagctcagaccatcgacgaccgatggtagagaccatcggtcgagggactatcaccatcggccgtaggtcagaGACCACCAGCCGATGGTCGCTGTAACTTTATATAAATACGGGTGTTGGGTTACATTGTCAGTTTACACACCCTACACCCTACACCCCCTAGCCGTCGTATTTCGCTGTTACTATTGTCCCAGACcaaaccccaaccgaatacaatcatctaggcgtcgattatatcaacatatagttggttagattgatcccaaagTGGAACTCGTATTCGATTCATCCTAGTTTATTGTTTTCCGCCCTTATTCTAGGTTTAGCGTTTAATCTAAGGTCCTAGATCGTCTACACTTATGAATGTTGTACAACGATAGTAAAGTACACTTTTGGTAATTAAACACTATATTTCAGTGAATCATGAACCTATTACATTCTCTAGCAACTAAACATATATAACTGGTATTTGTATTTGTTTAAATTTTAGTAGAATTAAAATGACTTATTTTCAAGAAAACAACAATAAATGTAAGGGCTGATTGAGCAAAAAAGTATAAGAAGAAACCGAAACCGTGAAACCGGTGGGTGACAACTTGATTGATgtaaaaaccaaaaccaaaaccaaaacagaTAAACTGTAAATCCCATTATCCCAATCACCGTTGTGGTAAGCTCAACAGTCGACACAATTTTTAAGgcgtttgacaccaaatcaaatactccctatttatatatttttagttaacATCAGTACTTTTGGGGTAGTAATCTCAGTATTCAAGTAACCCACTTGTTACATGAAAGCGACACACTGCAGCTTAATAGAGTTATTACCCCCATTATTattgtaaataaaataaaattaaatataatacgAAAAATTGGAAGAAACCCTGACCTTGATACGATGCCGGCTTGTTAGGGTGAGAGATTTCAAGCAGGCGATAGATTGGTAAACGAAAGACCTCCCCACATGAATCGCATATATACGGTATAGGTGCGTTGGATCTAAGCCCAGCCCAAGATGACAATGGATACGATATATTGATCAGATATAGATCGGGTTGTCCTATTGGCAATGGGCGggaaaaaacccgtgacccgcgggtacccgtgcCCGTGATGAGTGGGTATTTAGGTAAAAATGTACCCGCGGGCACGGGTCGGGTAAAAAAATTTACCCGTTGGAGGGTCACGCGCGGGTCGCGGGTATTTTATACCCatcgcgggtaaaacccgacccgtgaatCCATGATGCCCGTTTGAGCTACCCGCGGGTATACCCGTTAACATGCatacatatacttaattatatattatataaattaactttttaatatatttttgtaaTTATTCGCGGGTAAAACCCACGGGTAATGGGTATCCGTTACTAAAAATTAATTAAAGTGTACATATTGGGGTACGGGCAGAAAAGTTTACCCGTTGGCGGGTAAACGGGTACGCGCGGGTAAAAAAAATTCTAGCGGGCGGGTCGTGGGTACCTAGGACCCGTGCCCGTCGCCCGCGGGTGCCATCCTTACCTATATCTATAACCGTATCTATTGAAAATCCATATCATATTCATTTTTTTAACAGCGATATCGACATCGAATtatctcatttgtcacccacacacgcgttaggaggaaacccaattcACGACGATGTCAGCAGTGCTATCAAAGGTTGGGAAACCCCGCCAGAGACCTTCTCAAATCGCAttaatgttggcagtaccatcaaatGTTTGAAACTCCCtgcttggagtgagaatcgaacctgGGTTGGCAGTACCCCAAGTTGAATCCCACCACATACCACTCATGCCAAGCTTCGGTGGTTAtcatattcatttaaatattaatcATCCGTCTATATCTATATTTGTTGGATTAAACGGGTAAACGAATATCCTTTTAATGTTAAGTTTTTGTCTCAAGATTTCCATATTATAAAATGAAATTGATCAAGCATAGAGATGAGTGTAGGGTTCGTCCATGCTTAATTTCAAAGGTGAAAGGGATTTAAGGGTTCTTTGTATTTAACTCTCCGGTCTgatttaccgtgaataaccccaatGCGAGATGATGACCTCAGTAGGGGAGGTTAAACGTAACCCACCATCATTCAATTAAGCCGGTTATGATGGCTCGTTGAAGGATGTTTAGAATTTACAGTTCAAGGAACGTTACCTGTGACTTGGCGCAACCAGTAGATGCTGAGATTCCTGTGAAGTCTGGTTTTTGTGGGAAGAACCGCCTAAGTGTATGTGTGATGAAAAGAATGATCACTTGGTGGTAAGAGGATTTGTCACTCTTATTTATGGTCGAGAACCTTTGTCTCTTAGTGACACGCAATATGACAAAAAGAACATACTTGTGACAACGTCGTACCGCCTGGCCTGCAAAAAGCTGTCGGAAGGTACGAGTGGTCCCTTTATCCTGTCTGCTAACGGTTTTTCTGCAAGGATCGTGCAAGCAACAGTATCACGTGTCCTTCGTACAATGTTGGGATCGTGTCTACTCGCCTAGATGTCCTTTTATTATCTACACTTTAATGATTATGTAAGCGTTGTTGGCGCGCTAcgttatattattattagcataattcGTCACGATGGTCACATGCTAGCCACGTGTGATGTGAATATATAGCGAATGCGTTTATGcgcatcattaagtcccccagttcgaGATTATGCGCATTTACTGCGCATAATGTCGAACTCAACTATAGCTATTAACTATCTGACATGGCATTAATGATGGCAGGTGACTGTCATTTCATTCAATCACTCAATCGAGCTTCGCGTCAAATTAGGGTGAACCAAATTTATCTATTGTTTTTAGGAGTAATATATAATTAGCGTGTCCAATACGATGAAGATGATTGTATCGTTTAGTGATCTAAgagtaatatataaataaaaaagacTTTTGCAGGTTATAATTCACTAAAATGAATATGGTTAACTTGTGACCCATTTAACCCATTCTGACATGTTTTCTTCTAAACTGAGGGTCTCTTTTGTTACTTGTG
This genomic interval carries:
- the LOC139896948 gene encoding uncharacterized protein; this encodes MAFKFIAEAPDASIYKKIPNAFLCLRNLELSEVDFRCDNFLSFVVEMICGSPNMQTLMIKATRKDNLIAYARSSLDFDHNKIGQLQLQNVYIDNYRGLTNENHLIKYILACSPLLKKIVIKPFDDNGKNNSQMFWFAEKLLTFPRVSRVAKIYLHGYLDY